TCATCATCAGAGCTGGCGAGAGCCTCGGAGTCGGGCGTCGACCTCCGACCCAGTTTATCAAGCAGTATCGCCTGGCTGCTGGGGGCAACGCCTGAGAAGGGCCCCTGGCCCTGCTTGGGCGGAGGGCCCGTCTTTCCTCCACCGGAGCTCATAATGTCGTCGGTTGGAATTTCAAGTCAATTGAGAATGGGCCGGTCGAGCTGAGCCAACTATTCACCTGACTATGGCTAGCAAGGTGGATGATGGCAAATGATGATCGAGTTGCCCGCTGCACTAGCCGGATGACGTTAAACAAGTGGCGACTAGTGATGAAAACTCAAAAAACCTCAGATCTCTAAGACCTTTATCGGATATCTCTAGGGCGCGTGAAGGAAATCAGCTGTAGGCCTAGTCAGCACAAGACCGGAGAGTGGAGTTTGGGCGATGATTGTCATCGACTGTGTGCCTGTTTATTTGGGCATACATCAACTGCCTGCTGACACGAGACGAGCTGGAGCTTTGAGAACACAGTCCAGCCACGAGCAACACGGAATGAGCCCATTGGCAGCTCGCTCTTGGTCGGGCATACACAATGAACTGATGTATGCCTCTCGCCAGACTTCAAGAAATAGGGGGTCACTTACACAACACAGTCTGATGGGAAACTCTATGTGGGGGTATTTGTCGCAGTCTCTAGAAAGTTGAaaccaaagaaaaaagcacAAGGATGGAAAAAGTGAAGGACGAAATGTCAACTAGAGTAGAGCGTAGGGCTGTGTATCGTGGCCGACGATATCAAACTGGAATTGAGGGCGGCGTTTGGGACCCAGAAGACAGGAATGAAAGACGGTCTATCCCGGACTCTTGCCGAACGGATGGAGCGTAGTACCGGAGGCTCCAAACCCAATCCTCATGAAACCGGCCCTAGTGAGTGAGTCCTATGGAGACGACGGACTGTTGCGGGGTTTATAGTTTTCCGATGAGAACTGTCGAACTTTTTATCGATGCGCTGACTTCGCGGAGGGGTGCGGCAGCGCTAAACGCGACCTCCCATTACAGGCGCGAAGCTCTCTGGAAGGGTTGAGGGTATCTGGCCGGGCAGTGGGCCGCGTATTGCCGAGcagtcttgtcttgtcttcgccgccgtcgagcAGCGGGAGAGtaggtgaagaagagaagagaacaaaaaggggggaggaagggcgGAAAGGCGGGAAGGGGTGGCTCtcagggaaagggaaaaggagagACAAGAGTGTGTGAGTGATGAAGATgtctggctggctggctgtctGGCTCGGGAGTGTCCTGTTCAAGGATGGATGCGCGAGGGTGCAGGCAAGGTAAGCGTGCTGCCGCAGCTGCTTTAGGAGGGTTGAAGTGTGGGAGCGGGGAAGGCACGTTACTCGTTAGTGGCTGAATCCTGGCCAGGCTAGCCGAAGGGTCAAGTCACGCTGAAGACCGCAGGAgagacgagagagagaccTGAAGGCTCGAAAGGTTGTGTGTGGTTTGGTTAATGAAGATGATGCTGTGGCAAAACGCCGTAGGATTTAAGTTTAGAGTCCCTCGATGATGCCTGCCCCCAGGTTCCGGGAATGGAATTGAGAGATTGCTCAGGAGGTCTCGTGCCGGGCGTAGTCTTTTGTTAGTGGCTCCAGTCAAGAAACTCGAAGCCCCAGCACCGCCCGTGAGACAAAGAACTATCCACTGCGCGATGGACTACTGTTGGGTGGGCATCCCAGCTCGCGGAAGAGAGGAATTATAGAAGATACCGTGGGTACGTAGGTATTGTGATGAACTCAAGTGGCAGGGAAGGGGACAAGACAGGGACGACAAGAGAcgatgggagggagacaaGGGTTGGGTGCTAGAAGGGTCTAGGTCCCCGATTGGAGCAACCAGGCCAGTGCGGAGTGTTTCGACAGACACCAAGAGATGGAAGCCCGGCcggtgacggtgttgatgttgtgctgtggttgtggttgtggtcgtGGCCGTGTTCAATGGCTAGAGCTGCATGGAAGATGCAGCCAGATGGGGTGGAAACGGGGagctctctttcttttttggtggggtggtaGCATGGGTCAAACAATTTGATGTTGACGCTAGAATGTCTGTTAACGTGGTACCTGCTGCATCTTCAACCCTCGATCCTACCCGCCCCTTTCCCCGCGGACAACCCGAATACCACCAATGCCACAAACAACGACCCAAGGTAGAGATGTTCCGTCTACGCAGTAGGTATGGCGAGAGTGTCccgcggtggtgagggcaaCTCAGAAAATGCAGTGGGGTTCTGGGCGATCAGGGTTCCCGATAGTGATGCGTTTGGTCTGGACGAAAGAGGTTAGCCCAGTGTCGAGCTCTGTCAAGGCCGACAAGGCGTTTCTTTCATGGGgtttcttccttttttccCCCGCCATGCCCAGGGAACACAAATTGCGGGGAGGCTTGTGCCGCCTAATCAACCGCTGGACTTCGTGGATTAAGGTCAACTAACTATTACCCCTCTTTATTACCTGGCCACTCCGGAGTAGGTAAATTGAGAATTTTGATTTATTAAAAAAGAATCAAGCGTTAAATAATTTAATGTAACTTAGTCTACAATCTGACTTAATATAGTTATTGAAGATTATGTCTCATACAGGCCTATAACTTTTGTTTAGACACGCATTTACAATGCTCGCAGTAGTGGAAGACTTAATATCTAGTATCTATAGCTTACTATTAAAGCTTATAGCTACAGCGCCTTACGACGCTAAGCAACAAAGTTATAGGAAGTAAACTTCTGTAGTTAGAGTGATTTGTCTGCTATATACTAACTTTGACTTTGTAGTAAGGTTCATATTTAACTTTTATCATATACCCCTAAAAACTTTACAATGTCTCGTATACCACAATAAGCAGATAAACTAGAGTTCAGCTTAGCAAGCTTTGATTTAGCTGCGTTTtgttaaaaaaaaatgtgCTTATGGCTATATAAAGCAGGGCAAATTTTGTTACTAGCCTTTCGAAAGTGTGGGTTACTGTGAGTCAATTAGCCCACAAATTATTCCAGGCACTTATAGGGCTTTAAATAGCCTAAATATAGAATTTAGGCTATTTAGTTTACTGTTGCAGCAGATGCAGAGCCTTGCAGTAGCTTACTCCACTTAGTAGATACTTTGTGAAGTATCAAATAAGCATTAAGTGAGTACTAAGTAGATACTGAGTAGTGTAGAGTAGGTATCAAATGGGTGCTAAAAGAGCATGTGATAGTTGCTAGATAGATATGTTGTGAGATATTTTTGCCCTGTGTAACGCTTTTGTTAAGGCTGCTGCTACAGAGTATTATAGCAGTAACTTATTGTAAAATAAGCCTAACGAGAACTTATTTTAACAATAGATATTTAGAgttaaaagtaaaataaaaagttTGTATAAAAAATATACAATTAACTTAAAATACTTCAATTAAATATATTGCATAATTgatattaatattaaaactTACTAAATATAACAGTTAATCTAGCTCTTTGAAGTTACAATTTACTTTTAAATTTACAAGTTTAAGTTATAGAAaatatttaatttttattttttattaacGTATTTAATagtatttaaaaatatatttcCGAAATAAATGATAtagtttataaaccttaaaaatataaatagaaaaaaaaagtttaaattaaatagtaaATTACAAACAAATGTTATATAGTTTACCAGTACGTTACTATTTTGGTATGTATTAAGCGTAAGACTTAGAAAAATTCTGAACTTGCCGACCCCGGAGTGGTCAGGTGACAGAGAGGAGGTAATGGTCAGTTCACCTACATGTGTAGACGAAATGTGGGGAAGACGTCGGTAATGCAACGGCGGTTTGGCTGGATATAGCACAGGTCTGATATACTAGAGGAATgcagggaaagggggggtcCCTCCGTCCCGTCCTTGGTGTGCGGCGCTTTTGCAGCAATTTCGTCTCGAGTCTTGTTCGTCGGGATTCAGATCATGATCGCCTCGCCTCAGTCAGTGGAGATATATAGGTTGGATGGGCAGTGCTGGTGACACCCGCTGTCAGCTTTTCTGCTTGCTTCTCAAGATTCACCGTCTTGTCTTGAGATATCTTGACATAAACATCAGCATGGGCTGTGAGTGGAGGATCGGGAAATGCAATTGCTCTCTCGCGCCGCCCGAGTGCATGATTGATTTTCTGTCTCGTTGCTGCAGCAGGCTCGAAACGGCCCTGTCGATGCAGCTCAAGGGAAGGGAGGTTCACCGAGCTCAGTGGTTCCTTCCACTCACGAGACCTCAATCTGCTTCACCGGGATTCCAagctttttttcctctcATCCAGCTTTGCCATCACCTCATTGACCAACCccagctctctctctctccctctctctcccgcgGTCTGGATGCCCGTCGAATCACGCGAATATGTGCGTATGGCCTATGGCCAGCAACAGGTCTTGATGCAGGAATGCCGCATGCTGCTGTGCAACCCACGGAGGAAGGATTGGCTTcgttgaagaaggctgccCCCAGTGCCCCGCTCTCTCTAGGTCTCTCTCGTGTCTTACGCTGTAGCTGTCTAACATACATTTTGACGAAGAGGGTCTAACGGCCACCAAGACACATCACGCGGACCCCATGCTCGACGTTGAACCCGCACCCAAAGGTCAACTCTTAACACCAGCAAAAAGCCAGAGGGCAGTTCGCGCAAGAAGCTATGGCCATTTTTGCCTCCCTAACCACGACCTAGAAGCTCTGACGATCGAGATCCCAAAAAGATACAATCGTCATATCTCAGTCACAAACAGGAGAGAGTCCTTCAAGAGGACATAAGTCAACTGACGATCAGCAAAGCCCCTGCATTGCATACCTCACCTACATACATACCATGAGGAAAAGGCCCAAGCCCCTACCCTTGAGGGGACGCGGCTGGGGGGTTGAACTTTCATCAGCCTAAATTGTTTCTCGAATGGGGCGGGCCCTTCGAgtgtgcttcttcttctctatTGAGGTGATGAGAGCGGGAAACCCCAGATTTCAATTTCCCTTAGGTTACTACCCCcctgtcaccaccaccaaccccgaccccTCCATTGATGAACCACAGACGTCAGTTGAACAAAGCTGGGACCCCGCGGGAGAGAGACGCCACGGCGGTTCGAGTTCTTCTCAGAAAGAAACTACCCCGCTAAAAAGTTCACTTTTGACAGCAGGGCATCGTTTCTGTTGGGATCCGCCCTGGATGTGTTTTCCGCCCTTtcaaaggggaggggggtcgCTTTACCCCGGATTTCTCGTTCGATCTGGATGTCACTTGTTGCTGTGGAAGTCTCACCAGCAAGCTTCTGCCATGCCATAATAGAATAtgggttttgtttgtgttttgCACGCGGCATTTCCCAGATGCTTCCCCGAACGGCTGGGAAAGGCGAGCTCACGATATGCACCCTGATGCAAGTCGAAGCATCGAGAAGGACGACCGACCCTCTTTGAGGTCGTCGTCACCGAGGGATGATTTCatttttgcttcttggtaGATCTATGCAAGTTGCTTTGCCCACCGGTCTGGAGGTTTCGACGACGCCACGATATTGCTACCCACACATGCTGCCACAGTGCTACTACATATACACAACGCTCTCTCTTTTTGGGGTAacgaggttggggatgatgatgatcactTCCCTTTGGTGATTTCTCCAGCTGCAAGTCGGGGCAAGACATGTTTGCGTTGACGGCAATTACACCACGCGGCCTTCCCATTCTCCGCGTAACTCACCTGCCAGGTAATCACGCCGCCGGTCACGCCGAGAGTAAGCAAGTAGGAAGACGTCAACGGACAGATGCGGGGCCCTGTctatgttgttgttgttgttgttgttgttgttgacaagcGGGCAGGTAGATATAGATGGGCTGACATGCACAGCTCAGTGCCACTGTGTGTTACCTCGACGTATATAGCTCAATGGGATATCAACGTAAAGGGTCCCGGGACTCGGTTGGCCAATCATTCTTCACTAGAACTGTCACAACTCAGTAAATGGCTTCGAGGCAAACCATACTCATCACTGAACTTTGCCGAGGGCAAGAAACGACTACCTCGACCACCTCTTCCAGAGCTACTTTGTGAAATAACATCTCGATCCGCATAACAGCCACCAGCTGGGCATTTATTTAAATTCTGCTACATGATATTCAGCAGCACACATGATATCGCTATTTCCAGCATTTTACACGAGCATACAAGACTCCCCCGTCCACACCATTAGGTCAATAAGCTTTGAAACCACCTATTTCATACAACCTATAACTTCCTGCATTCCCAGATCTTAACCAGGCACACTATCCAACCCACCCTTCCCAGTCGACTCGGGAACAGCTCCCTTTtgcgccttgagcttctcctcaaacttggcaaactccttgatggcgatttcctcctcttcgtcaagCACCTGTTCCACGCCCTGAACTTCCTCAATCTTTTGCGTTCTCATGTCAGCAATTGCTCCCGGAAAGTGTGCCAATAGCATAAAAACTCACATAATGCATCAACATGCCCTCAATCCCATTCTTGAGCGTAACCGTGCTCGAATCACAAGTCCTGCACGCGCCCCTGAGTTTCAACATGACGATGCCATTCTCAAAACCCCTGAATTCGATatcccctccatcttcctgAATCGCTGGGCGGATCCTCGTTTCCAAGAGCTCCTTGATCATGCCAACGACTTCACTGTCGTTTTCGTCGTATTCTAGACTGTCCCTTTCCCCGGATTCCTGCTCTTGCTCTGCTgtggacggggaggaggcagaTTGCTGGGAGGTGTTGACAAGGGGCTGGCCGGAGGTGATGGCttcggtgatgagggagaagatcTCGGGGCGGATGTGGGCCCAGACGGCGTCGGCGGATTTGGTGACTGTTATAAAGTCTTGGCCGTAAAAGACCGAGGTGACGCCGTCGACGTTCATGAGGTTTGCGgcgaggggggaagggtatggaggggagatggtggagcgGGGGGAGAGGTATTCTacgaagggggtggagatggactcggggaggacggggtggttggggaggaatttgagggagttggcgttgggggttggttcggtttggatgaagatggtgcGCTTAGGTtgctggggagagggtgttgttgggtgccatgattggggttggagacggGGGCGGAggccggaggtggtggtgtgggctgctcggcggggaggttgttgtgatggtggttggtgcaggagacggaggagggatgTGGTTGTTCGGCGGCGGGCGGCGGCCGAGGTGGGTTGCGCTACTAGGGGCGCGATGCCTCGTAGGAGCTTGGTCGATGGCATGGTGTGCTGATTCCCTACGAGCGCGAAATATAGATTGTGTTGAGATAGAGTAAGATGGGCTCGGTAGGTCTCGTCGTCAAGTCTGA
This window of the Podospora pseudoanserina strain CBS 124.78 chromosome 3, whole genome shotgun sequence genome carries:
- a CDS encoding hypothetical protein (EggNog:ENOG503NYHI; COG:O); protein product: MPSTKLLRGIAPLVAQPTSAAARRRTTTSLLRLLHQPPSQQPPRRAAHTTTSGLRPRLQPQSWHPTTPSPQQPKRTIFIQTEPTPNANSLKFLPNHPVLPESISTPFVEYLSPRSTISPPYPSPLAANLMNVDGVTSVFYGQDFITVTKSADAVWAHIRPEIFSLITEAITSGQPLVNTSQQSASSPSTAEQEQESGERDSLEYDENDSEVVGMIKELLETRIRPAIQEDGGDIEFRGFENGIVMLKLRGACRTCDSSTVTLKNGIEGMLMHYIEEVQGVEQVLDEEEEIAIKEFAKFEEKLKAQKGAVPESTGKGGLDSVPG